The Chloroflexota bacterium genome contains a region encoding:
- the uppS gene encoding di-trans,poly-cis-decaprenylcistransferase — translation MELDKSQLTKIPAHVAIIMDGNGRWAQQRGLPRNEGHRAGVENMRRVLEGAVEFGVQVLTIYAFSTENWGRPNDEVRGLLGIFEEVISREVVELHKNGVRLRHLGTLDGISDQMKHAVRQAIDLTQHNARITLNVAFNYGGRAEILNAIRRMLREGIAPEQVDEALFASYLYSAELPDPDLIVRTAGEMRLSNFLIWQAAYAEYYSTPTYWPDFDKQELYNALLAFSHRQRRFGKLENV, via the coding sequence ATGGAACTAGATAAAAGCCAACTCACTAAGATTCCGGCGCACGTTGCGATCATTATGGATGGGAACGGACGCTGGGCACAGCAACGCGGTTTGCCGCGCAATGAAGGACATCGCGCGGGCGTCGAGAACATGCGCCGCGTCCTCGAAGGCGCGGTCGAGTTTGGCGTTCAGGTGCTCACCATCTACGCGTTCTCGACCGAAAACTGGGGACGTCCGAATGACGAAGTGCGTGGGTTGCTCGGTATTTTTGAAGAGGTCATCTCGCGCGAGGTCGTCGAACTGCACAAGAACGGCGTCCGGTTGCGTCACTTGGGCACGCTGGATGGTATCAGCGATCAAATGAAACACGCGGTCAGGCAAGCGATTGATCTGACCCAGCACAATGCGCGCATCACGCTCAACGTCGCGTTCAATTACGGCGGTCGCGCCGAGATTCTCAACGCGATTCGTCGGATGCTGCGCGAGGGCATTGCGCCGGAACAAGTGGACGAAGCGTTGTTCGCCAGTTATCTCTACTCCGCCGAGTTGCCCGACCCCGATCTGATCGTGCGTACCGCCGGCGAAATGCGCTTGTCGAACTTTTTGATTTGGCAAGCGGCGTACGCCGAGTACTATAGCACACCGACGTATTGGCCCGATTTCGACAAACAAGAACTGTACAACGCACTACTTGCGTTCAGTCATCGCCAACGGCGTTTTGGCAAATTGGAAAACGTTTAG
- a CDS encoding thiolase domain-containing protein — protein sequence MRSVSIAGIGQTKVKEHWDKSLRNLATEAVLDAMKDAHVDYADALYVGNMLSGELTGQENLGALIADEVGLRGIEALKVEAACGGGGGALRVGYLAVASGQFDAVIVVGAEKLTELSNCGTTAALAMAADSEYETIHGISFVALNALLMKRYMHEYDLVPEDFAMFSVNAHANAAHNPYAMFRSPITLDQYKNSRNVADPISVMDSAPIGDGAAAVVLMATDNLNGTRARAVKIAASASATDSLALHDRRDPLWLGAAELSSKKAYAQAGVTPNDIDLFEVHDAFSIMSVMSLEASGFAERGRGINFAREGELTPKGKLPVSTMGGLKARGHPVGATGVYQAVEAVTQLRGEAGKNQVPNARIAMTQSLGGVAANAVTHIFTN from the coding sequence ATGCGTAGCGTTTCAATTGCAGGCATCGGACAAACGAAAGTAAAAGAACACTGGGACAAGTCGTTGCGTAATCTGGCGACCGAAGCCGTACTCGACGCGATGAAGGACGCGCACGTGGATTACGCGGACGCGCTCTACGTCGGGAATATGTTGAGCGGCGAATTGACCGGGCAGGAAAATCTCGGCGCGCTCATTGCGGACGAGGTGGGCTTGCGCGGCATCGAGGCGCTCAAGGTCGAAGCCGCGTGCGGCGGCGGTGGCGGCGCGTTGCGCGTCGGCTACCTCGCAGTCGCATCCGGACAATTCGACGCGGTCATCGTCGTCGGCGCAGAAAAGTTGACCGAATTGTCGAACTGCGGCACGACGGCGGCGCTCGCGATGGCGGCGGACTCGGAGTACGAAACGATTCACGGCATTTCATTCGTCGCGCTCAACGCGCTGTTGATGAAACGGTACATGCACGAGTACGACTTGGTGCCGGAAGATTTCGCCATGTTCTCGGTGAACGCGCACGCGAACGCGGCGCACAATCCGTACGCCATGTTCCGTTCGCCGATCACACTCGACCAGTACAAAAATTCGCGCAACGTCGCCGACCCGATCAGCGTGATGGATTCTGCGCCGATTGGCGATGGCGCTGCGGCGGTCGTCTTGATGGCGACGGACAATCTCAACGGCACACGCGCGCGCGCGGTAAAAATCGCGGCGAGCGCGTCCGCAACCGATTCGCTCGCGTTGCATGACCGGCGCGATCCATTGTGGCTCGGCGCGGCGGAACTTTCGTCGAAGAAAGCGTACGCGCAAGCCGGCGTGACGCCGAACGACATTGATTTGTTCGAGGTACACGACGCGTTCTCGATCATGAGCGTCATGTCGCTTGAAGCGTCCGGGTTTGCCGAACGCGGACGCGGAATCAATTTCGCGCGCGAAGGTGAACTGACGCCCAAGGGCAAACTGCCCGTGAGTACGATGGGCGGGTTGAAAGCGCGCGGGCATCCGGTCGGCGCGACCGGCGTGTATCAAGCGGTCGAAGCGGTGACGCAACTGCGCGGCGAAGCCGGCAAGAACCAGGTTCCGAACGCGCGCATCGCGATGACGCAATCGCTCGGTGGCGTCGCGGCGAACGCGGTGACGCATATCTTTACGAATTGA
- a CDS encoding hydroxymethylglutaryl-CoA reductase, degradative, whose product MAQNSRLSGFFRLSVAERRNLVGELANLTENELGALATGGLTPELANRLVENVIGIHGLPIGIAANFMVNGRDYLIPMAIEEPSVVAAASHIAKLVRDTGGFTASTDAPMMIGQVQVLVRDVESAREKILAAHDEILALANAKSTLVEFGGGVRDFEVRVFHESRVGAMVVVHLFVDVRDAMGANSVNTSCEAIAPLLEQLTGGHVVLRILSNLADRRLARASCRVSKNDLGDELVTRIVEAQTLAEIDPYRAATHNKGIMNGIDAVVVATANDWRGVEAGAHAYAARDGQYRALSQWDCAANGDLIGSIELPIPSGIIGGTVNAHPSAKIALKILGVKTAPEFAGVLASVGLAQNLGALRALAGEGIQRGHMELHARQIAIAAGATGEQIERIAEQMTREKDVRITRAKELLEIRD is encoded by the coding sequence TTGGCTCAAAATTCACGCCTTTCTGGATTTTTTCGCTTGAGCGTCGCTGAACGACGAAACCTCGTTGGTGAGCTCGCAAATTTGACAGAAAACGAACTCGGCGCGCTTGCAACTGGCGGTTTGACGCCAGAATTGGCAAATCGGCTGGTCGAGAATGTAATCGGTATTCACGGTTTGCCCATCGGCATTGCCGCCAATTTTATGGTCAATGGACGCGATTATTTGATTCCGATGGCGATTGAAGAGCCGTCCGTCGTCGCCGCGGCGAGCCACATCGCGAAACTCGTGCGCGATACCGGCGGATTCACTGCGAGCACCGACGCGCCGATGATGATCGGTCAAGTCCAAGTGCTCGTTCGCGATGTTGAATCCGCGCGCGAAAAAATTCTCGCTGCACACGACGAAATCCTCGCGCTCGCGAACGCGAAATCCACGCTCGTCGAGTTTGGCGGCGGCGTGCGCGATTTTGAAGTGCGTGTGTTTCACGAATCGCGTGTCGGCGCGATGGTCGTCGTCCATCTTTTCGTAGATGTGCGCGACGCGATGGGCGCGAACTCGGTCAACACCTCGTGCGAAGCGATTGCTCCCCTGCTCGAACAACTGACCGGTGGACATGTCGTCTTGCGTATTCTCTCGAATCTCGCCGACCGGCGCCTCGCGCGCGCGTCGTGCCGCGTTTCGAAAAACGATTTGGGCGATGAACTTGTGACGCGCATCGTTGAGGCGCAAACGCTCGCGGAGATTGATCCGTATCGCGCGGCGACGCACAACAAGGGAATTATGAATGGCATTGACGCGGTCGTCGTGGCGACCGCGAACGATTGGCGCGGCGTCGAAGCCGGCGCGCACGCGTACGCCGCGCGCGATGGACAGTACCGCGCGCTCTCGCAATGGGACTGTGCGGCGAACGGCGATTTGATCGGCTCGATTGAATTGCCGATTCCGAGTGGCATCATCGGTGGCACGGTCAACGCGCATCCGTCCGCGAAAATCGCGTTGAAAATTCTCGGCGTGAAAACCGCGCCGGAATTTGCGGGTGTGCTCGCGTCGGTCGGACTCGCGCAAAACCTGGGTGCGTTGCGCGCGCTCGCCGGCGAAGGCATTCAGCGCGGACACATGGAGTTGCACGCGCGCCAAATCGCGATTGCCGCAGGCGCGACTGGCGAACAGATCGAGCGCATCGCGGAACAGATGACGCGCGAAAAGGATGTGCGGATTACAAGGGCGAAGGAATTATTGGAGATTAGAGATTAG
- the frr gene encoding ribosome recycling factor — MIDDVKADAESKMKKTLEALKRELVGIRTGRASPALVEPLKVDYYNTPTPLQQLASIAAPEPRLLTIKPFDPATLSVIEKAILKSDLGLTPNNDGKIIRLAIPALTEERRRELTKVVRKHIEETHIALRNVRRDGLKDLEDLEEEKMISEDQHFKGKELLQELTDKYIGLTDEIGKKKEAEIMEV, encoded by the coding sequence GCCGATGCCGAAAGTAAAATGAAAAAAACGCTCGAGGCGCTCAAGCGCGAACTGGTGGGCATTCGCACCGGTCGCGCGTCGCCCGCGCTCGTTGAGCCGCTCAAGGTGGACTATTACAACACGCCGACGCCGTTGCAACAACTCGCGTCCATCGCCGCACCCGAACCGCGTCTGTTGACGATCAAGCCGTTCGATCCCGCGACGCTGTCCGTCATCGAAAAAGCGATCCTGAAATCCGATCTCGGTTTGACGCCGAACAACGACGGCAAAATCATCCGGCTCGCGATTCCCGCGCTGACCGAAGAACGCCGCCGCGAGTTGACCAAGGTCGTTCGCAAACATATCGAGGAGACGCACATCGCGCTGCGCAACGTTCGCCGCGATGGGCTGAAAGATTTGGAAGACCTCGAAGAAGAAAAAATGATTTCCGAGGATCAGCATTTCAAAGGCAAGGAACTGTTGCAGGAATTGACCGACAAGTACATCGGGCTAACCGATGAGATCGGTAAGAAAAAAGAAGCGGAAATCATGGAAGTTTGA
- a CDS encoding hydroxymethylglutaryl-CoA synthase, translating into MSKVMKPKREVGIVGYGAYVPRFRIRAEEIARVWSGADEGLPIEEKAVPGLDEDTVTMSIEAARNALARANITANELRAVWVGSESHPYAVKPSSTMVAEAIGAAGSVLAGDWEFACKAGTEAMQAAIALVGSEMAEYAMAIGMDTAQGRPGDALEYTAGAGGAAYILGPKERSVAYLEASHSYVTDTPDFFRRQHMHYPEHGNRFTGEPAYFAHTLASARGLLDATGYKPSDFAYAIFHQPNVKFPSTVAKQLGFAKEQIAVGLLSGKIGNTYSGAAMIGMTAVLDVAKPGDRIFMCSFGSGAGSDSFIWVVTEQIAERRAHAPKTMWYVQRREVIDYAMYARYRGKLVMN; encoded by the coding sequence ATGTCAAAAGTAATGAAACCGAAACGCGAAGTGGGGATTGTCGGCTACGGCGCATACGTGCCGCGCTTTCGCATTCGCGCGGAAGAAATCGCGCGCGTGTGGAGCGGCGCGGACGAAGGTTTGCCGATTGAGGAAAAAGCCGTCCCAGGTCTGGACGAAGATACGGTGACGATGAGTATCGAAGCGGCGCGGAACGCGCTCGCGCGCGCAAACATCACGGCGAATGAATTGCGCGCGGTCTGGGTCGGCAGCGAGTCGCATCCGTACGCGGTCAAGCCGTCCTCGACAATGGTCGCGGAAGCGATTGGCGCGGCGGGTTCAGTGCTTGCCGGCGACTGGGAATTTGCATGCAAAGCCGGCACCGAAGCGATGCAAGCCGCGATTGCGCTCGTCGGCTCGGAGATGGCAGAGTACGCGATGGCAATTGGCATGGACACGGCACAAGGTCGTCCCGGCGACGCGCTCGAATATACCGCCGGCGCGGGCGGCGCGGCGTACATCCTCGGACCGAAAGAGCGCTCGGTTGCGTACCTCGAAGCGTCGCACTCGTACGTCACCGACACGCCGGACTTTTTCCGGCGACAACACATGCACTATCCTGAACACGGCAATCGTTTTACTGGCGAGCCAGCATACTTCGCGCACACGCTCGCGAGCGCGCGCGGTTTGCTCGATGCGACCGGCTACAAGCCGAGCGATTTCGCGTACGCGATTTTCCATCAACCGAATGTGAAATTTCCCAGCACGGTGGCAAAGCAACTCGGATTTGCCAAAGAGCAAATCGCCGTTGGTCTGTTGAGTGGTAAAATCGGAAACACCTACAGCGGCGCGGCGATGATCGGCATGACCGCCGTGCTCGACGTGGCGAAACCGGGCGACCGGATTTTCATGTGCTCGTTCGGTAGCGGCGCGGGCAGCGACTCGTTTATCTGGGTCGTGACCGAACAGATCGCGGAACGGCGCGCGCACGCGCCCAAGACGATGTGGTACGTGCAACGCCGTGAGGTGATTGATTACGCGATGTACGCGCGGTATCGCGGCAAGTTGGTTATGAATTAG
- a CDS encoding Zn-ribbon domain-containing OB-fold protein, translating into MDLARSWRLKDQRYRLEGTVCANCGAKFFPPRQVCTECKSQNLTPHEFDGHGEVYSFSTVYQAPLGHEGNLPYIVGMIKLDEGPMVEAQITDVNPSDLKIGQRVEMVTRKLREYGENGLIVYAYKFRPLPNAN; encoded by the coding sequence ATGGATTTAGCGCGTAGTTGGCGATTGAAGGATCAACGATATCGGCTTGAAGGTACGGTGTGCGCGAATTGCGGCGCGAAATTTTTTCCGCCGCGTCAGGTGTGCACCGAATGTAAATCGCAAAACCTCACGCCGCACGAATTCGATGGACACGGCGAGGTGTACTCGTTTTCGACGGTGTATCAAGCGCCGCTGGGACACGAGGGTAATTTGCCGTACATCGTCGGCATGATCAAGCTCGATGAAGGACCGATGGTCGAAGCGCAAATCACGGATGTCAATCCCAGCGATTTGAAAATCGGTCAGCGCGTTGAAATGGTCACGCGCAAGTTGCGTGAATACGGCGAAAACGGATTGATCGTTTATGCGTACAAGTTTCGACCGCTCCCCAACGCGAATTAA
- a CDS encoding phosphatidate cytidylyltransferase — translation MLKIRFVSAFIMIPIVIVATILGDLPFLVFALAGLLLSGWEYFAMARHAGHHPQPIVGLALITLMLLDAHFRWNLLREIVIGGGVVTMTLALFRRAEGWIVGWALTLVGALYLGGTGAYAVLLRASPNNGFWWTATLFLTNWASDAAAYFAGTRLGKHRFFPDVSPKKTREGAIGSWIASTIVGGLCALVFGLPILHGIVAGLGIGVAGAFGDLAESLVKRQFGAKDSGNLIPGHGGMLDRIDSFLFAAVFMYLYLVWFVRV, via the coding sequence GTGCTCAAAATCCGCTTTGTCAGCGCGTTCATCATGATCCCCATCGTCATCGTGGCGACGATTCTGGGCGATCTCCCCTTCCTCGTGTTTGCGCTCGCCGGTCTCCTGCTTTCGGGCTGGGAGTACTTTGCGATGGCGCGCCACGCGGGACACCATCCTCAACCCATCGTGGGTCTCGCTCTCATCACGCTCATGCTCCTCGACGCGCATTTTCGCTGGAACCTGCTGCGCGAAATTGTCATTGGCGGCGGCGTTGTGACGATGACGCTCGCGCTGTTTCGGCGCGCGGAGGGCTGGATTGTCGGTTGGGCATTGACGCTCGTGGGCGCGCTCTACCTGGGTGGCACGGGCGCGTACGCGGTTCTGCTGCGCGCGTCGCCGAACAATGGCTTTTGGTGGACCGCGACATTGTTCCTGACGAATTGGGCGTCGGACGCGGCGGCGTACTTTGCCGGCACGCGCCTGGGCAAGCACCGTTTTTTCCCGGACGTTAGTCCCAAGAAAACGCGCGAGGGCGCGATCGGTAGTTGGATCGCGTCCACCATCGTCGGCGGACTGTGCGCGCTTGTGTTCGGTTTGCCAATATTGCACGGCATCGTCGCGGGTCTGGGTATCGGCGTTGCCGGCGCGTTCGGCGATCTTGCCGAATCGCTCGTCAAACGCCAATTCGGCGCGAAAGATTCCGGTAATCTCATTCCCGGTCACGGTGGGATGTTGGATCGGATTGATAGTTTTCTTTTTGCCGCGGTGTTCATGTACTTGTATCTCGTTTGGTTTGTCCGTGTCTAA